In Verrucomicrobiota bacterium, the following proteins share a genomic window:
- a CDS encoding sulfatase, with protein MKIYYKLMSITALSLAGCLTNPLTSHADTRPNVLFIAVDDLRSQLNCYGDTQMHTPNIDSLAAQGVLFRNHYVSNPICIPSRAAMLTGVRCERTNQAYGPSQWLDLEGVQTMGTTFTDAGYMTATLGKIWHTLGDVPKDREDKFELYWKGDASSYYADPKLSALREKLNSDNSAEIKGQLPAAEGPLDVPDNSYMDGQLADMCIKWIKDAAKDDRPFMFMAGFQKPHLPFNAPKKYWDLYDPDNPPAMPTLESLPEKASKKQLRNNHELWKYGDGFSKNNQPKGKDAKRLRQGYAACISFVDAQIGRILNQLDKSGLTDNTIIIFWSDHGYQLGHLGSWTKSTNLEMTAGAPLIISAPGFSKTFGRTSSKMVESVDLFPTMLDLCGLDPLVVGDGASLRPLLEDPANPGWNTPAWHVVKRSGDVGHAVRDERYRYVEWRTGWGNKKDLFDVELYDYEVHPEERINVANDPAYAGEVARLSKLLWNWEQKPGQIKDPPVDPVDPVQVQHLDASLVASVDGNPVTRWKDQSSNSNDAIANTGLISYPSEETFASGLSGLDFGSTASALQLFSAKDSDDWLDQSGKNPPGFSVLMAYKRVKKAGNSREDLIGNESNTKSGFLIRMTNGGIESYLDGEELSQNGSVAEGNSVVVGVNYHAGTELFELWDSQSGVTNGAIVPPADFSKNAPVLLGMTTKSNRYLNGLVGEVKIFYGSLDAKTFASEREALVQKWAKESDSGSGPGAAELVLHLNATDASSVEGNPVSQWSDLSGLGNHATPSKGAVTYPSLAFFPSGLKGLDFGSGRNTLEL; from the coding sequence ATGAAAATATATTACAAGTTAATGTCCATTACTGCTTTGAGTCTTGCAGGTTGCTTGACGAATCCTCTTACCTCTCACGCCGACACACGTCCCAACGTATTATTCATTGCGGTAGATGATTTACGTTCTCAGCTCAACTGCTATGGCGACACCCAGATGCATACCCCTAATATTGACTCGCTAGCTGCTCAAGGAGTTTTGTTTCGCAATCACTACGTTTCTAATCCCATTTGTATACCGTCGCGCGCTGCGATGCTGACTGGGGTGCGTTGCGAGCGAACAAATCAGGCATATGGCCCCTCTCAGTGGCTAGATCTAGAAGGTGTTCAGACTATGGGCACGACTTTTACTGATGCCGGCTACATGACGGCAACACTTGGAAAAATTTGGCATACTTTGGGGGATGTCCCAAAAGATAGGGAGGACAAATTTGAGTTGTATTGGAAAGGGGACGCAAGTTCTTATTACGCGGACCCCAAATTATCTGCTCTTCGTGAAAAGTTAAATAGCGATAATAGCGCTGAGATCAAGGGCCAGCTCCCTGCGGCTGAGGGTCCGTTGGATGTTCCTGATAATTCTTATATGGACGGACAGTTAGCGGACATGTGTATCAAGTGGATTAAGGACGCAGCAAAAGATGACCGACCCTTCATGTTTATGGCGGGGTTTCAAAAACCGCATCTTCCTTTTAATGCGCCTAAAAAATATTGGGACCTCTATGATCCGGATAACCCGCCAGCTATGCCTACGCTTGAAAGCTTACCAGAAAAAGCCTCTAAGAAGCAGCTACGGAACAATCACGAGCTTTGGAAATATGGGGACGGCTTTAGCAAAAACAATCAACCGAAAGGTAAAGACGCAAAGCGTCTCCGCCAAGGCTACGCAGCTTGTATCAGCTTTGTAGATGCACAGATCGGACGAATTCTAAATCAGTTAGACAAAAGCGGGCTCACCGATAACACCATTATCATTTTTTGGAGTGATCACGGATACCAACTCGGTCATTTGGGATCCTGGACCAAGTCAACTAATTTAGAAATGACTGCGGGAGCGCCCTTGATTATCTCAGCACCTGGCTTTTCTAAAACATTTGGGAGGACATCCAGCAAGATGGTTGAATCAGTCGACCTTTTCCCGACGATGTTAGATCTTTGCGGCTTAGACCCCCTCGTTGTTGGAGATGGTGCTAGCTTACGTCCCTTGCTTGAGGATCCTGCCAACCCTGGTTGGAATACTCCTGCTTGGCATGTGGTGAAACGCAGTGGTGATGTCGGTCATGCGGTTCGCGATGAACGTTATCGTTACGTGGAGTGGCGCACAGGCTGGGGCAATAAAAAGGATTTGTTCGATGTCGAGCTTTACGACTACGAGGTGCATCCCGAGGAACGTATTAATGTGGCGAATGATCCAGCATATGCTGGAGAAGTGGCTCGCCTCTCCAAATTACTTTGGAATTGGGAACAAAAACCTGGGCAAATTAAGGATCCCCCAGTTGATCCGGTCGATCCAGTTCAAGTGCAGCATCTAGATGCGTCCTTGGTCGCTTCAGTAGATGGCAATCCAGTAACTCGTTGGAAGGATCAGTCCAGCAATAGCAATGACGCAATTGCTAATACAGGTCTGATTAGCTATCCCAGTGAAGAAACCTTCGCCTCAGGACTTAGTGGTTTAGATTTTGGTTCTACGGCCAGTGCTTTGCAGTTGTTTAGTGCGAAAGACTCCGACGATTGGTTAGATCAGTCAGGTAAGAATCCTCCAGGCTTTAGCGTGCTCATGGCTTACAAACGAGTGAAAAAAGCTGGGAATAGCCGTGAGGACCTTATTGGTAATGAATCGAATACGAAATCTGGTTTTTTGATTCGTATGACTAATGGTGGCATAGAATCTTATTTAGATGGTGAGGAATTGAGTCAAAACGGGTCGGTCGCAGAAGGAAATTCAGTTGTGGTTGGGGTAAACTATCATGCTGGAACTGAGCTTTTCGAGCTTTGGGATTCCCAATCCGGTGTTACGAATGGCGCGATAGTTCCTCCGGCAGATTTCTCGAAAAACGCTCCGGTACTTCTAGGTATGACGACTAAAAGTAACCGTTATCTAAATGGTCTGGTAGGAGAAGTGAAGATTTTCTACGGTTCTCTTGACGCGAAAACATTTGCATCTGAACGGGAAGCTCTAGTTCAGAAGTGGGCCAAAGAATCCGATTCAGGGTCTGGCCCAGGGGCCGCAGAACTGGTATTGCACTTGAATGCCACAGATGCCAGCTCTGTTGAAGGAAACCCAGTGAGCCAATGGTCAGATCTTTCTGGTCTAGGAAATCATGCAACTCCCAGTAAGGGAGCCGTTACCTATCCGAGTTTAGCTTTTTTCCCTTCCGGACTCAAAGGCCTTGATTTTGGAAGTGGACGCAACACCTTGGAACTG